In Anaerolineales bacterium, one DNA window encodes the following:
- a CDS encoding Mrp/NBP35 family ATP-binding protein, whose protein sequence is MTTRITKEAVLSALGTVQEPDLGQDLVTLNMIRNLEIQGDQVSFSVMLTTPACPLKGKIEADCRNALKTVEGIKTVEIKMDSDVPNDGRMRGLVNMPIRNAIAIGSGKGGVGKSTVSVNVAVALALTGARVGLLDADIYGPNTPTMLGVEKLPPPDGQKLIPAQAYGLKMVSMGLLVKPGQPLIWRGPMLNSAIRQFLGDVEWGELDYLIVDLPPGTGDAALSLAQALPLSGAVIVTLPQLVSLEDAARGLNMFKQLEVPILGIIENMSHLELPDGTRMDIFGSGGGEQLAQATETTFLGKLPIDQNVRIGGDSGKPIVVSFPDSPVAQAFTEISQKIAQQVSVAALGANNTLPINIVE, encoded by the coding sequence TGGGAACCGTGCAGGAACCCGATCTCGGTCAGGACCTGGTTACGCTCAACATGATCCGAAACCTCGAAATCCAGGGAGATCAAGTCTCCTTTAGCGTAATGCTCACCACCCCTGCCTGTCCGCTAAAAGGAAAGATCGAAGCAGACTGCCGCAATGCCCTAAAGACCGTCGAGGGCATAAAAACGGTCGAAATCAAAATGGACTCGGATGTTCCGAACGATGGGCGCATGCGCGGACTGGTCAATATGCCCATCCGCAACGCGATTGCAATCGGTTCAGGGAAAGGCGGCGTCGGCAAGTCCACGGTCTCTGTCAATGTGGCGGTGGCGCTGGCACTGACGGGCGCACGGGTCGGATTGCTGGACGCGGACATATACGGTCCCAACACACCCACCATGCTTGGCGTGGAAAAACTCCCGCCTCCCGACGGGCAAAAGCTTATCCCTGCGCAGGCGTACGGCTTGAAAATGGTCTCCATGGGTTTGCTGGTCAAGCCTGGTCAGCCGTTGATCTGGCGCGGACCCATGCTTAATTCCGCCATCCGCCAGTTTTTGGGCGATGTTGAATGGGGTGAATTAGATTACCTCATTGTAGATCTGCCCCCAGGGACGGGCGATGCGGCTCTTTCCCTAGCCCAGGCACTGCCGCTCAGCGGAGCGGTCATCGTTACGCTTCCACAGCTGGTCTCACTCGAAGACGCAGCACGCGGACTCAACATGTTCAAACAGCTGGAAGTGCCCATCCTGGGGATCATCGAGAATATGTCTCACCTTGAATTGCCCGATGGGACGCGCATGGACATCTTCGGTTCAGGCGGCGGTGAGCAGTTGGCGCAGGCAACGGAGACGACCTTCCTGGGCAAATTACCAATTGACCAGAATGTCCGCATCGGCGGGGACAGTGGCAAGCCGATCGTCGTCAGTTTCCCCGACTCACCCGTGGCGCAAGCCTTTACGGAGATTTCACAGAAGATCGCCCAGCAAGTATCCGTTGCAGCGCTTGGTGCGAACAACACCCTGCCGATCAATATTGTGGAATAG
- a CDS encoding IS5 family transposase (programmed frameshift), producing the protein MNYKTIAHLKGSDFKRLTGVQRETFEQMLTVIEKGLRDFGRPPKLSRADQLLMTLMYWREYRTEFHIAQSYGVSEATVCRTIRKVEEALVRSKKFRLPGKKALQASDTVFEVVLVDVSEQPVERPKKGQKRHYSGKKKRHTQKAQVMADRKSTQIITTAFSHGSKHDFQLFKDDACEFSEHLRILADAGYQGLMEFHQNSQTPFKKSKYHALTKREKQSNRSLARKRIVIEHIFRKLKVFRILSERYRNRRKRFALRFNLIAAIYNLELNSI; encoded by the exons ATGAACTATAAGACAATCGCACATCTCAAAGGTAGTGACTTCAAACGGCTAACTGGCGTCCAGCGCGAAACCTTCGAGCAGATGCTCACAGTCATTGAGAAAGGGCTGCGAGACTTCGGGAGACCGCCAAAACTGAGCCGAGCCGATCAGTTGTTGATGACCTTGATGTACTGGCGAGAATATCGCACAGAATTTCATATTGCGCAATCCTATGGTGTCAGTGAAGCAACCGTTTGCCGCACCATTCGCAAGGTAGAGGAGGCCTTAGTCCGTTCAAAAAAGTTTCGTTTGCCTGGCAAAAAGGCACTCCAAGCCAGTGACACGGTGTTCGAGGTAGTGCTGGTTGATGTCAGCGAACAGCCAGTGGAACGTCCAAAAAAAG GCCAAAAACGGCATTACAGTGGCAAAAAGAAGCGTCACACCCAAAAAGCGCAGGTGATGGCTGATCGAAAAAGTACCCAAATCATAACCACCGCCTTTAGTCATGGAAGCAAACACGACTTCCAACTGTTCAAAGACGATGCCTGTGAGTTCTCTGAACATCTGCGTATTCTGGCAGATGCGGGCTATCAAGGATTGATGGAGTTTCATCAGAACAGTCAAACACCCTTCAAGAAATCCAAATACCATGCTCTGACGAAACGAGAGAAACAGAGCAATCGAAGCTTGGCACGGAAACGGATTGTGATTGAGCATATATTCCGTAAGTTGAAAGTGTTTCGCATTTTGAGCGAGAGGTATCGCAATCGTAGAAAGAGATTTGCTTTGCGCTTCAACCTGATTGCTGCTATTTACAACCTTGAACTCAACTCAATTTGA
- a CDS encoding transposase, protein MSKPTIKITRTIHSEQVLNAFMTVVRKNLPLELRNTRITAEDILYVLAYANVHRLSIESACLELQNAPSGNRLREVLAQSLPDRAGLQNRLNRIFHRQLHPSVWKCKRDFNVAIDLTLIPYHGQPYEDRKEIVRSAPKSGTTHFHGYATVSIVRDHRRYVVALRFIEHGEDMADIVRWLLKRLKTLKFRIRRVFLDKGFCSKPVFKVLDQHKVSFVTPIPVRGKSGGVRTLFQGKSRVTTYTFNSPKYGIYTVQAVVVQRYSKGRYGRHKSKWFAYAVSGLPSGILPAQVFELYRQRFGIESSYRQMNQVRARTSTRNPVIRLLLVGLAFVLFNLYIALRQNLASALKTPLESFNRFWLSLRRVAFLLSRAIERFWGATEVIQHQSCFVLS, encoded by the coding sequence ATGTCCAAGCCCACAATCAAGATTACCCGAACAATTCATTCCGAGCAAGTGCTGAATGCTTTCATGACGGTGGTTCGCAAGAACCTGCCGCTGGAATTGCGAAACACCCGGATCACTGCCGAAGATATCCTGTATGTGTTGGCATACGCCAATGTGCATCGTTTGAGCATTGAATCGGCTTGTCTGGAGTTGCAGAATGCGCCTTCGGGTAATCGTCTGCGAGAAGTATTAGCCCAGTCGCTGCCAGACCGAGCCGGTTTGCAGAACCGATTGAACCGCATCTTTCATCGGCAACTCCATCCCAGTGTATGGAAGTGCAAACGCGATTTCAATGTGGCGATTGACCTGACCCTGATCCCATATCATGGTCAGCCGTATGAAGACAGAAAGGAGATCGTACGCAGTGCACCCAAGTCTGGGACAACCCATTTTCATGGTTACGCCACGGTTTCGATTGTGCGGGACCATCGGCGCTACGTTGTGGCGTTGCGCTTCATCGAACATGGCGAGGATATGGCCGACATCGTCCGCTGGCTGCTGAAACGCCTGAAAACACTCAAATTTCGCATTCGACGGGTGTTTTTGGACAAAGGTTTCTGCTCCAAGCCGGTTTTCAAGGTTCTGGACCAACACAAGGTCAGTTTCGTAACGCCCATTCCCGTGCGTGGCAAGTCGGGCGGTGTGCGGACTTTGTTTCAAGGTAAATCACGTGTCACCACCTACACCTTTAACAGCCCAAAATATGGCATATATACAGTGCAGGCGGTGGTCGTCCAGCGCTATTCCAAAGGACGCTATGGACGACACAAGAGCAAGTGGTTTGCGTACGCCGTCTCCGGATTGCCCTCTGGCATTTTGCCTGCCCAGGTGTTTGAACTTTATCGTCAACGCTTCGGCATTGAGTCGAGCTACCGACAAATGAACCAGGTGCGCGCTCGAACTTCCACCCGTAATCCTGTCATCCGCTTGCTGCTGGTTGGTTTGGCTTTTGTCTTGTTCAATCTGTACATTGCCTTGCGCCAGAATCTGGCCTCCGCGCTTAAAACACCGTTAGAATCTTTCAATCGCTTCTGGCTTTCTTTGCGCCGTGTCGCTTTCCTGCTCAGTCGTGCCATTGAACGCTTCTGGGGTGCGACTGAGGTCATTCAACATCAATCATGTTTTGTGCTTTCGTGA
- the ricT gene encoding regulatory iron-sulfur-containing complex subunit RicT — MQTNIIGVRFTKIGKVYHFNSNAVPDVGVGEHVIVDTSRGRHLGEVVQLVRETPERPEGGWKSVERRATPRDLLLQQSWQSKQTEAMINCRARASELGLKEVKIISAEYNYDGSRLAFLFSTESEEKVDLKSLKKDMHELYSTTHVEMRQIGPRDVAKILGGMGACGIETRCCSKFLTDFSPISIKMAKEQGISLTPNEITGMCGRLRCCLIYEYEQYVAARKTLPKRNKRVVTPKGEGKVVDIIPMSEKVVVLIESGTDRPQQMTFTREEIEPRDELEALRRKAQAPCDRHEGGGCTCGKAKNGSRES, encoded by the coding sequence ATGCAAACTAACATTATCGGTGTACGCTTTACCAAAATAGGCAAGGTCTATCACTTCAATTCAAACGCCGTCCCGGATGTGGGGGTTGGCGAGCACGTCATCGTGGATACCTCACGCGGCAGGCACCTCGGAGAAGTAGTCCAGCTCGTGCGGGAAACACCGGAAAGGCCCGAGGGCGGCTGGAAGTCTGTGGAGAGGCGCGCCACCCCGCGCGACCTGCTGCTTCAGCAATCCTGGCAGTCCAAACAGACCGAAGCCATGATCAACTGCCGCGCCCGCGCATCTGAACTCGGCTTGAAAGAGGTCAAAATCATCTCCGCGGAATACAACTACGACGGCTCGCGTCTCGCCTTTCTCTTCAGCACGGAAAGCGAAGAAAAAGTGGATTTGAAATCACTCAAGAAGGACATGCATGAGTTGTATTCGACCACGCATGTCGAAATGCGGCAGATCGGTCCGCGTGATGTGGCGAAGATACTCGGCGGCATGGGCGCATGCGGGATCGAAACCCGCTGTTGCTCCAAATTCCTGACCGATTTCTCCCCCATTTCGATCAAAATGGCAAAGGAACAGGGGATATCACTTACACCGAATGAAATCACCGGCATGTGTGGACGCCTGCGCTGTTGCCTCATTTACGAATATGAACAATACGTTGCCGCGCGCAAAACCCTGCCCAAACGAAACAAACGCGTGGTCACGCCCAAGGGCGAAGGCAAGGTGGTGGACATCATCCCCATGAGCGAAAAGGTTGTGGTGCTAATCGAAAGCGGCACAGACCGACCGCAGCAGATGACCTTTACGCGCGAAGAGATCGAGCCCCGGGATGAACTCGAGGCATTACGCCGCAAAGCTCAGGCTCCCTGTGACCGCCATGAGGGCGGCGGTTGCACCTGCGGAAAAGCGAAGAACGGCAGTCGGGAATCTTAA
- a CDS encoding PIG-L deacetylase family protein has product MEKADNWSSPQNILVILAHPDDPEFFCGGSLAHWARAGHAMTYLLLTCGDKGFNLITRPEMTPENLCGIRHEEQQNAAKVIGAQAVNFMDLPDGYLAPSLDLRRDVVREIRKHKPDILVTCDPQNLFAMYGINHPDHRACGQVVLDAVFPAAGNPAYFPELLAGGFQPHMPKEVWCALTNQPNTTVDVTETLDIKIQAILEHKSQMQDVNKLIERIKSRRTEDSTDENPRYEEQFRVVKY; this is encoded by the coding sequence ATGGAAAAAGCCGACAACTGGTCTTCTCCCCAAAACATCCTTGTCATCCTCGCACATCCCGATGATCCCGAATTCTTCTGCGGCGGCAGCCTCGCTCATTGGGCGCGTGCGGGTCATGCAATGACCTACCTCCTGCTCACCTGCGGAGATAAAGGCTTCAATCTCATCACCCGCCCGGAAATGACACCTGAAAACCTGTGCGGGATCCGTCATGAGGAACAACAAAACGCAGCGAAGGTCATCGGCGCACAGGCAGTTAACTTCATGGACCTGCCGGATGGCTACCTGGCCCCAAGCCTGGACCTCCGCCGAGATGTTGTCCGCGAGATACGTAAACACAAGCCTGATATTCTCGTCACTTGCGACCCGCAGAATTTATTTGCCATGTATGGCATCAACCATCCCGACCACCGCGCTTGCGGACAGGTTGTTCTCGATGCCGTCTTTCCCGCCGCCGGCAACCCGGCCTACTTCCCTGAATTGCTTGCGGGCGGCTTCCAGCCGCACATGCCAAAGGAGGTATGGTGCGCCCTGACAAACCAGCCAAACACAACGGTTGACGTCACCGAGACATTGGACATAAAAATCCAGGCAATTCTCGAACACAAATCTCAAATGCAGGATGTGAATAAACTCATTGAGCGTATAAAATCCCGCCGCACCGAAGACAGCACGGATGAAAACCCGCGCTACGAAGAACAATTTCGCGTTGTTAAATATTAA
- a CDS encoding amidohydrolase — translation MPNFLKQAQDLFPYTQALRRDFHKHPELGFNEIRTGGIVARELESLGLEVTKGVGKTGVVGYLEGAKPGPTILLRFDMDALPITEDTGAEYASANPGVMHACGHDGHTAIGLTVAKILTEYKDNLAGNIKFCFQPSEEGTNGEEVGGALMMMRDGVLENPKVEKTLSLHLWNDKPIGWIHVAEGPVFAGAELFIVKLTGKGGHGAAPETTIDPVVCAAQIVTALQTIVSRNIDALKPAVISVTSIHAGTAFNIIPQTAELNGTIRTFDPEVRKTVLERFEQITRNIALAMNCEVKITIKQVTAPVINEGRVSASVYETAKGIFPEEDIQTNTYLTMGAEDMGYMQEKANGCYFMIGSSNAGKNLNYNHHHPKFDFDEGALVNGVALMASAAADLMK, via the coding sequence ATGCCCAACTTCCTCAAGCAAGCCCAGGATCTCTTCCCCTACACCCAGGCTCTCCGCCGTGATTTCCACAAGCATCCCGAACTTGGTTTCAATGAAATCCGTACCGGCGGCATCGTTGCCAGGGAACTCGAATCGCTCGGGCTTGAAGTCACCAAAGGGGTCGGCAAGACAGGCGTGGTCGGCTATCTTGAAGGTGCAAAGCCAGGCCCCACCATCCTCCTGCGGTTCGACATGGACGCCCTGCCCATCACCGAAGACACCGGCGCGGAGTACGCATCCGCCAACCCTGGCGTCATGCACGCCTGCGGACATGACGGCCACACCGCCATCGGATTAACTGTCGCAAAGATCTTGACTGAATATAAAGACAATCTGGCCGGCAATATCAAGTTCTGCTTCCAGCCATCCGAGGAAGGCACAAACGGCGAAGAGGTCGGCGGCGCGTTGATGATGATGCGCGACGGCGTGCTGGAAAACCCAAAAGTCGAAAAGACGCTCTCGCTGCATTTATGGAACGACAAACCCATCGGCTGGATTCACGTTGCAGAGGGCCCCGTCTTCGCGGGGGCGGAACTGTTCATCGTCAAGCTGACAGGCAAAGGCGGGCATGGCGCCGCTCCCGAAACCACCATTGACCCGGTCGTGTGCGCTGCACAGATCGTTACCGCCTTGCAGACCATCGTCTCGCGCAACATCGATGCACTCAAACCCGCCGTCATCAGCGTCACGTCCATTCATGCAGGTACAGCATTCAATATCATTCCCCAGACTGCCGAGTTAAACGGCACGATCCGTACCTTCGATCCCGAGGTTCGTAAAACCGTACTGGAGCGTTTCGAGCAGATCACCCGCAACATTGCGCTCGCCATGAACTGCGAAGTCAAGATCACCATCAAACAGGTCACCGCGCCTGTCATCAATGAAGGCAGGGTCTCGGCAAGCGTGTACGAAACCGCCAAAGGCATCTTCCCCGAAGAGGACATCCAGACCAATACCTACCTCACCATGGGTGCGGAGGACATGGGCTACATGCAGGAGAAAGCTAACGGATGCTATTTCATGATCGGCTCCTCCAACGCCGGGAAGAATTTGAACTACAATCACCATCATCCGAAATTTGACTTTGACGAAGGCGCGCTTGTCAACGGCGTGGCATTGATGGCTTCCGCCGCAGCTGATTTAATGAAGTAA
- a CDS encoding NAD(P)H-binding protein: MKIAVTGAFSYSGKYIARRLLARGEEVITLTGHPNRPDPFDGQVKVYPLDFDEAGMSESLRGVEVLVNTYWVRFDKGKNTQPRAVENTQKLVNAAVKAGVKRIVHISIANPFAESHLPYYWGKAANEKAVIESGLSYAILRPTVLVGGGEDVLINNIAFLLRRFPFFFIPGDGSYGIQPVHVDDLADLAVEAVHSKENYVIDAVGPDAYTFKELVQLIGETIGAKRLLISVPPRLALRAAQFLSLFLKDVLLTPDEVDGLMANLLVSKGSARTKTAFKAWLKENRDTVGIHYASELKRHYS, encoded by the coding sequence ATGAAGATCGCAGTTACCGGCGCATTCAGTTATTCAGGCAAGTACATCGCGCGGCGTCTGCTTGCGCGCGGCGAGGAAGTCATCACGCTGACGGGGCATCCGAACCGCCCCGACCCGTTCGATGGACAAGTGAAGGTTTATCCATTGGATTTCGACGAAGCGGGCATGAGCGAGTCGCTGCGCGGGGTGGAGGTGCTGGTCAACACGTATTGGGTGCGCTTTGACAAAGGCAAAAACACCCAGCCGCGTGCAGTGGAAAATACGCAGAAATTGGTGAACGCCGCTGTGAAGGCGGGCGTGAAACGGATTGTGCATATCAGCATCGCAAACCCGTTCGCGGAGTCACATTTGCCGTATTATTGGGGCAAGGCGGCGAACGAGAAAGCCGTGATCGAATCAGGATTGTCGTACGCGATCCTGCGCCCCACGGTGCTGGTCGGTGGCGGAGAGGACGTGCTTATTAACAACATCGCGTTTTTATTGAGGCGCTTCCCGTTCTTCTTCATCCCCGGCGATGGCTCGTACGGAATTCAGCCTGTGCATGTCGACGACCTGGCGGACCTTGCGGTGGAGGCTGTGCACAGCAAGGAAAATTATGTGATCGACGCCGTTGGTCCCGATGCATACACCTTCAAGGAACTGGTGCAATTGATCGGTGAAACCATAGGTGCGAAGCGGCTGTTGATCTCCGTCCCGCCGCGGCTGGCGTTGCGCGCTGCGCAGTTTTTGAGTCTCTTCCTGAAGGATGTGCTTCTGACCCCCGATGAAGTGGACGGCTTGATGGCAAATCTGCTTGTTTCCAAAGGGTCCGCCCGAACCAAGACCGCCTTCAAGGCCTGGCTGAAAGAAAACCGGGATACCGTTGGCATACACTATGCTTCTGAATTGAAAAGGCATTACTCATGA
- a CDS encoding DUF2726 domain-containing protein: protein MEIDLLFILCHVCILFIMVSMKQTQADKSRFPYRLREPFLATTELALFRVLTEIMGTRYVICPKVALNDMFYILRPNENVHYFNKIFRKHVDFLLCDPKSFAPSFGVEMTRLNQKGGTREADRFMDELFMDAGIPLVHVPSREKYDVADIIALFQLALTKIGGTASLRVDHPTDTVPNCPVCGKMMVLRIHRNGSNSGKKYYGCMDSPRCAGVVGID from the coding sequence GTGGAAATCGATCTGCTTTTTATCTTGTGCCATGTCTGCATCTTATTTATAATGGTTTCCATGAAGCAAACACAGGCGGATAAATCACGGTTTCCCTATCGCTTACGGGAGCCGTTTCTCGCAACAACGGAACTGGCTCTTTTTCGCGTGTTGACTGAAATCATGGGGACTCGGTATGTGATCTGTCCGAAGGTGGCTCTGAACGATATGTTTTACATCCTGAGGCCAAACGAAAACGTGCATTATTTCAATAAGATATTTCGCAAACACGTGGATTTTTTATTGTGTGACCCAAAATCGTTTGCCCCCTCCTTCGGTGTGGAAATGACCCGACTCAATCAAAAAGGCGGAACCCGTGAAGCGGACAGGTTCATGGATGAGTTGTTCATGGACGCGGGCATCCCCCTTGTTCACGTCCCATCCAGGGAGAAATATGACGTGGCGGACATCATCGCCTTGTTCCAACTGGCTTTGACCAAGATCGGTGGGACAGCGTCCCTGCGTGTTGACCATCCGACAGACACCGTGCCGAATTGTCCGGTCTGCGGGAAGATGATGGTATTGCGCATCCATCGCAATGGATCAAATTCAGGAAAGAAATATTACGGCTGTATGGACAGCCCGCGCTGTGCGGGTGTGGTTGGGATCGATTAA
- a CDS encoding nucleotide pyrophosphohydrolase, which produces MMSDKNLTIKELTERMHTLVKSKGWYETESKRPQTPRNLAVSLSIEAAEILEHFQFTDEIKDRNELGGELADVMLYLLQLASTSGIDLEEAVLKKIEVNKTRIWDVER; this is translated from the coding sequence ATGATGAGTGATAAAAACCTGACGATCAAAGAATTAACCGAACGAATGCATACGCTGGTGAAGTCGAAGGGCTGGTACGAAACGGAGAGCAAGCGCCCGCAGACACCGCGCAACCTGGCGGTATCGCTCTCCATTGAGGCAGCGGAAATTTTGGAACACTTCCAATTTACCGATGAGATAAAAGACCGCAACGAACTCGGCGGCGAACTTGCGGACGTGATGTTGTATCTGCTGCAATTGGCTTCGACCTCAGGTATTGATCTGGAGGAAGCAGTTTTGAAGAAGATCGAAGTAAACAAGACGAGAATATGGGATGTAGAACGATGA
- a CDS encoding LOG family protein, which translates to MNIAVFGGSQPKQGTPAYEEARELGAMLAQRGHAVLTGGYMGTMEAVSRGAYESGGHVIGVTCEDIEAWRNTTANQWVKEERKKKSLMERLSTLIDGCDAAMALPGGPGTLTEITLMWNLMIVEALPRRPLILVGRGWQSTFDRFFIEFENYMPIHQRELLYFADDVKTAVKKLES; encoded by the coding sequence ATGAATATAGCTGTTTTTGGCGGCTCGCAGCCAAAGCAAGGAACTCCCGCGTACGAAGAAGCACGTGAACTTGGGGCGATGCTTGCCCAACGTGGACATGCGGTTTTAACCGGCGGCTACATGGGCACGATGGAGGCCGTCTCGCGCGGGGCATATGAATCAGGCGGGCACGTGATCGGCGTGACGTGTGAAGATATTGAAGCATGGAGAAACACAACAGCAAATCAGTGGGTGAAAGAGGAAAGAAAGAAGAAATCATTAATGGAGCGTTTATCCACGCTGATCGATGGCTGTGACGCGGCGATGGCGCTACCAGGCGGCCCCGGTACGTTGACAGAAATTACCCTGATGTGGAATCTAATGATCGTGGAAGCCCTGCCCCGAAGGCCGTTGATACTGGTCGGGCGTGGCTGGCAGTCCACGTTCGATCGGTTCTTCATCGAGTTTGAAAATTATATGCCCATCCATCAACGAGAGTTGTTATACTTTGCGGATGATGTGAAAACTGCAGTAAAAAAGTTGGAAAGTTAA
- the proS gene encoding proline--tRNA ligase, whose translation MAEEKLPTRADDFAEWYNQLVIKADLADYAPVRGCMVVKPYGWALWENITSWLDRAFKETGHVNAAFPTLIPLSFFEKEKEHVEGFAPELAVVTHGGGEELEEKLAVRPTSETIIGHMYAKWVKSWRDLPILIVQWGSVLRWELRTKLFLRTAEFYWHEGHTAHAGADEAKEEMYRILDIYEKFCHEEAAIPVIKGTKSETERFAGAQITTSIEAMMWDKRALQSGTSHYFGTNFAKAFEIQYLDSNNTLQFCETTSWAISSRIIGAMIMVHGDDQGLVMPPRLAPIQAVIVPIFKKEEEKAKVMELAERVFEELKTAGIRIKMDDRDNVSSGFKFNDWEMRGVPVRVEIGPKDVEKGTIALARRDKPGKEGKIFVPQAALDSAVRGLLTEIQASLLKRATEYRDANIHDPKDFEELKKVTQDGWAFSYWCESTECETKAKEEAKATTRNIPFDQPEKEGTCIVCGKLSKRKVYFAKAY comes from the coding sequence ATGGCTGAAGAGAAATTACCCACTAGAGCGGACGATTTTGCAGAATGGTACAACCAACTCGTTATCAAAGCGGATCTGGCAGACTATGCTCCCGTACGCGGGTGCATGGTGGTCAAACCCTATGGCTGGGCGCTGTGGGAGAACATCACCTCCTGGTTGGACCGCGCGTTCAAGGAAACAGGCCACGTAAACGCGGCATTCCCGACGTTGATCCCCCTGTCATTCTTTGAAAAGGAAAAAGAACATGTGGAGGGCTTTGCGCCCGAGCTGGCGGTCGTCACACACGGCGGCGGCGAAGAACTGGAGGAAAAGCTGGCGGTACGTCCCACGTCCGAGACGATCATCGGACACATGTATGCCAAGTGGGTAAAATCATGGCGCGACCTTCCGATCCTCATTGTGCAATGGGGCTCGGTACTGCGCTGGGAATTGCGCACCAAACTATTCCTGCGCACGGCGGAGTTCTACTGGCACGAAGGTCACACCGCACATGCCGGCGCGGACGAAGCCAAAGAGGAAATGTATCGCATTCTCGACATCTACGAGAAGTTCTGTCACGAAGAGGCGGCGATCCCGGTCATCAAAGGCACGAAGAGCGAGACCGAGCGTTTCGCAGGTGCGCAGATCACGACTTCCATCGAAGCCATGATGTGGGATAAACGCGCGCTGCAATCGGGCACATCCCATTATTTTGGCACTAATTTTGCAAAAGCGTTCGAGATCCAATATCTCGACAGCAACAATACTTTGCAATTCTGCGAGACCACTTCGTGGGCGATCTCGTCGCGCATCATCGGCGCGATGATCATGGTGCATGGCGACGACCAGGGTCTGGTCATGCCCCCGCGCCTCGCGCCCATTCAGGCGGTCATCGTACCCATCTTCAAAAAGGAAGAGGAAAAAGCGAAGGTGATGGAACTTGCCGAGCGTGTCTTCGAGGAACTCAAAACCGCAGGCATCCGCATCAAAATGGATGACCGCGATAACGTCAGCAGCGGATTCAAGTTCAACGATTGGGAGATGCGCGGAGTACCTGTGCGCGTGGAGATCGGTCCCAAGGATGTGGAAAAGGGAACCATCGCGCTCGCCCGTCGCGATAAACCTGGCAAAGAGGGCAAAATCTTCGTCCCGCAGGCGGCTCTGGACTCCGCTGTGAGAGGCTTGCTGACCGAGATTCAGGCATCCCTCCTCAAACGCGCCACCGAGTACCGCGATGCAAACATCCACGACCCGAAGGATTTCGAAGAGTTGAAAAAGGTCACGCAGGACGGCTGGGCATTCTCGTATTGGTGCGAATCGACGGAATGCGAGACCAAAGCCAAGGAAGAAGCAAAAGCCACCACGCGCAACATCCCCTTCGACCAGCCCGAAAAGGAAGGGACTTGCATTGTATGTGGCAAGCTTTCCAAGCGGAAAGTGTATTTCGCGAAAGCGTATTGA